One window from the genome of Gimesia aquarii encodes:
- a CDS encoding DUF1559 domain-containing protein, whose product MQHHVRRGGFTLIELLVVIAIIAILIALLLPAVQQAREAARRTECKNNLKQIGLALHNYHETFGSFPPAQIRGFNGTVELGNAASWGAMILPYMDQAPLYNQLNFNIGIFEGTNKTVITGLSGIDAVLCPSDSDRNPTRSVHGSSTPNYMSSIPSTSYAGSVGGFQNADSTFAGLSGGFFTFDRARPTKMSGFKDGTSNTIAVGERSYQVWTGGSWLGLQHNTFTTASPGNDTACCWDWFMAAGLYPITNELRPGMSSPNWRFGSPHVGGAQFLMADGAVRFLSENIDHIVSQRSASTCAAHDCGCEWSNDPGGCATGVPGGGWNDKAYLANHWGIYQRLHHRNDGLSVGDY is encoded by the coding sequence ATGCAGCATCATGTAAGAAGAGGTGGTTTCACTTTAATTGAACTCTTAGTCGTGATCGCCATCATTGCGATCTTAATTGCTCTTTTATTACCGGCCGTACAGCAGGCCCGTGAAGCCGCGCGACGAACTGAGTGTAAAAACAACCTAAAGCAAATTGGGCTGGCATTACACAACTATCACGAAACCTTTGGTTCTTTTCCGCCTGCGCAAATTCGCGGTTTTAATGGTACCGTTGAACTGGGAAATGCAGCAAGTTGGGGAGCGATGATTCTTCCCTATATGGATCAGGCACCTCTATATAATCAGCTCAATTTTAATATCGGAATTTTTGAGGGAACCAACAAGACAGTGATTACTGGACTGAGCGGTATTGATGCCGTTTTATGTCCCAGTGATTCCGATCGAAACCCAACACGGAGCGTTCATGGTTCAAGCACCCCGAATTATATGAGTTCAATTCCCAGTACCAGTTATGCTGGCAGTGTGGGAGGATTTCAGAATGCTGATAGCACCTTTGCAGGACTTTCTGGAGGTTTTTTTACGTTTGATCGCGCACGACCCACTAAAATGTCAGGGTTTAAAGATGGAACTTCAAACACAATTGCGGTTGGAGAACGGTCGTATCAAGTATGGACCGGTGGTTCATGGTTGGGGCTTCAGCACAATACGTTTACAACAGCCAGTCCTGGAAATGATACTGCCTGCTGTTGGGATTGGTTCATGGCTGCTGGTTTATATCCCATTACTAACGAACTTAGGCCGGGGATGTCATCTCCGAATTGGCGATTTGGTAGTCCTCATGTGGGAGGAGCACAATTTCTAATGGCAGACGGAGCTGTCCGGTTCCTCTCAGAAAATATTGATCATATTGTTTCGCAAAGAAGTGCTTCGACTTGTGCTGCCCACGACTGTGGCTGCGAGTGGAGTAATGATCCCGGTGGTTGTGCAACAGGAGTACCTGGGGGTGGTTGGAATGATAAAGCTTATCTGGCAAATCATTGGGGCATTTATCAGAGATTACACCACAGAAACGATGGGTTATCAGTGGGTGATTATTAA